AGCGTAACCAGCAGCAAAAGCTACAGGTTAGCGTGCAAAAAAATGATATTCTGGCACGCCGTGCTTTTAACCGGGCCGTATACGGTGCCACAATTTTTGGCTACGCCGCCGAAATGGCCGATTATCAAACCCTGCACCGCGATGATATGCTGGCCCATTACAAGCAAATGTACCAGCCGGCAAACTGTACCATCATTATTTCTGGTAAGATTGAACCGCAAACGCTTAGCTTGATAACCGATACTTTTGGCGATAGATGGGCAAATACCTCAGCGCAGGCTACAACCGGGCAAACAGCGTTTAAACCGGCACCAGAGTTGTTTTATTTTACCGAGCGACCGGATGCGCTACAATCGGCCATCAGAATTGGTATGCCTACAATTAACCGTAAGCATGAAGATTTTCAGTCGTTACAGGTTTTAAATACTGTTTTAGGTGGTTATTTTGGTTCGAGGCTAATGGCTAATATCCGCGAGGATAAAGGCTATACTTATGGCATAGGTTCGGGCCTGGCATCATTTAAACAAGGCGGTGCGTTCTTTTTAGCAACCGAAGTTGGTGCCGATGTGTGTAAAGCTGCCGTTGGCGAAATTGAAAAGGAAATAAACCTGCTTAAAACCGAACTGGTGCCCGAAGATGAACTATCATTAGTGCGCAACTATATGCTCGGCTCGACCTTGGGCAGCCTGGAAAATATTTTTTCGCATACTGATAAATTCAAAACCATCCATTTTGCCGGTTTGGATTATGATTATTATGATCGGTATACGGATACAGTGAAAAATATCACTTCGGAGAAATTGATAAAATTAGCCAACACTTACTTTAACTTCGATCAGTTTTATAAAGTGATTGTAGGAAAATATTAGCCCCACCCAACCCTCCCCGGAAGGGAGGGCTAAAATAAAAGTCTCCCCAACCGGGGGAGATTTAGAGGGGCTGGCAATTATCATCTCAAGGCAATTTTAAATAAATTCGAAATTCAAATTCTAAACTTCGAAATATTTTATTACCTTTGCCCGGCAAATAATAACTCCAAAATAATTATTTGCTATGCAGTTAGACCCATCAAAATTTGTTGCCGAAGGATTAACTTACGACGACGTTTTACTACTCCCGGCTTATTCAGAAGTTTTACCTCGCGAAGTAAACACCAGCACGTACTTAACTAAAAGCATCCGTTTAAACATCCCGATCCTTTCGGCTGCTATGGATACTGTTACCGAAGCTGAATTGGCTATAGCTATCGCGCAGGCGGGCGGTATAGGCATATTGCACAAAAACATGACCATCCAGGCCCAGGCCGACGAGGTACGTAAGGTAAAACGCTCGGAAAGCGGCATGATCCAGGATCCGGTTACTTTACGCGAAGACGCTTTACTGGCTGATGCTTTTCAATTGATGAAAGAGTTTAGCATTGGCGGTATCCCGGTTG
The sequence above is a segment of the Mucilaginibacter celer genome. Coding sequences within it:
- a CDS encoding M16 family metallopeptidase; protein product: MINRKLAPESRAIENIKLIHPEHTKLGNGCNLFCFNSGDQELVRIEWIFGNLTFDPAKPLLNMAVNTMLSDGTTSLSASEIADKIDFYGAFLQVDYGYENSQVTLYTLNKHLHNTLPVIADILNNSIFPQKELETFKRNQQQKLQVSVQKNDILARRAFNRAVYGATIFGYAAEMADYQTLHRDDMLAHYKQMYQPANCTIIISGKIEPQTLSLITDTFGDRWANTSAQATTGQTAFKPAPELFYFTERPDALQSAIRIGMPTINRKHEDFQSLQVLNTVLGGYFGSRLMANIREDKGYTYGIGSGLASFKQGGAFFLATEVGADVCKAAVGEIEKEINLLKTELVPEDELSLVRNYMLGSTLGSLENIFSHTDKFKTIHFAGLDYDYYDRYTDTVKNITSEKLIKLANTYFNFDQFYKVIVGKY